From a region of the Besnoitia besnoiti strain Bb-Ger1 chromosome I, whole genome shotgun sequence genome:
- a CDS encoding hypothetical protein (encoded by transcript BESB_006710) — protein MEAPAPNSPGVADPPRGTPAVPSAVPPHAQQAQNPPRPAGAAFQGAAEASAADEKLPALPADLPEAAPSVPLFSLEPYGAGDLRLLKFLADGRPAWEAPPARAPGGLIASNVDFFFPQKRAERPEGVQAEAAQAGAPTARGPSGVAGAEAFRAYLEKSAKASAAYPPLDLLQKAEALCVGADAAHNETLKESDPWVRNKGAWEEAVQKRDEASKWLSGGGMLFDLLLGTANAAPGQRFLRLVEAKDETDEDELWQKLLIGLQARHETSAELEQKLRSARQQMLQTAAGVPGQRTWLKMLRRLQRLRWVLVKKRYQDVEFSRSDASYPYVSEVYVHLLQVPARCWDPAMGSPVGCGLPLPPPRAFGDHFVLLKATLKDQTERGGGEEPGEDGASSREAREPRKTAKRWEFVLEYDEQAATAVETKSLLHINFRPLLSCDRLLQSLELGPSPSPAFVCPVPSTCMPPPAGFLAEEPAPEALSSPAEEQEDAEAAQASVAIHEHLQRAQWALLDRCCFQVLATQAERMRVLGERRASVAAGAPEGAASGGPEVAPRSPCERVYTAECVRVDSKSISILVRGVPVASAPRTNERRPRPRRGQTSGRESGDKDGEDASHSSTNIGAEQGRTCSGSDASCACAHHTLDFMVHISYAPSCTPPTPQSQAVAATSSSEGSQLVESSNSQGASACEAATSAPDAQESMSCPLPACSTCACCTMRMHPATGALLEQMQRVAVLQLRQQFLETWAYEAFEHPRLCGELAFEPPLLNLKTSRQAKPRGENLLSSFVSWVVAEGLNLA, from the coding sequence atggaggcgcctgcgccaaaTTCGCCGGGGGTTGCTgacccgccgcgcgggacgcCTGCTGTGCCCAGCGCGGTGCCTCCCCACGCCCAGCAGGCCCAGAACCCGCCTCgcccagcaggcgccgcctttcagggcgcggcggaggcttcgGCAGCCGACGAGAAACTCCCGGCGCTTCCCGCAGACCTTCCGGAGGCAGCTCCGAGTGTCCCGCTCTTCTCCCTGGAGCCTTACGGAGCCGGAGACCTCCGCCTGCTCAAGTTCCTCGCGGACGGCCGCCCTGCGTGGGAAGCCCctccggcgcgagcgcccgGGGGACTGATTGCCTCGAACGTTGACTTCTTCTTCccgcagaagcgcgcggaACGGCCCGAAGGAGTCcaagcggaggcggcgcaggccggcgcTCCGACCGCGCGGGGGCCttcgggcgtcgcgggcgcggaggcgtttAGGGCCTACCTGGAGAagtccgcgaaggcgagcgcggcgtaTCCGCCGCTGGATCTtctgcagaaggcggaggcgctctgcgtgggggcggacgccgcgcacAACGAGACTTTGAAGGAGTCGGATCCCTGGGTTCGTAACAAAGGGGCTTGGGAGGAGGCGGTTCAGAAGCGCGACGAAGCCTCCAAGTGGCTGTCGGGGGGGGGCATGCTCTTTGATCTCCTGCTGGGAACCGCCAACGCGGCGCCGGGTCAGAGGTTCCTGCGTCTGGTGGAGGCCAAAGACGAGAccgacgaggacgagctgTGGCAGAAGCTGCTCATTGGGCTCCAGGCTCGGCACGAGACGTCCGCGGAGCTTGAACAGAAACTCCGATCGGCGCGACAGCAGATGCTGCAGACTGCGGCCGGCGTGCCTGGGCAGCGCACATGGTTGAAgatgctgcggcggctgcagcgtctgcgctggGTTTTGGTGAAGAAGCGCTACCAGGACGTCGAGTTCTCGCGGTCCGATGCGAGCTACCCGTATGTCTCTGAGGTTTATGTGCACCTCCTGCAGGTCCCTGCGCGCTGCTGGGACCCCGCCATGGGCAGTCCGGTCGGCTGCGGCCTgccgctcccgccgccgcgcgccttcggcgaCCACTTTGTGCTTCTGAAAGCGACGCTGAAGGATCAAaccgagcgcggaggcggcgaagagcctggagaggacggcgcgtcgtcgcgagAGGCTCGCGAGCCCCGCAAGACGGCAAAGCGCTGGGAGTTCGTGCTCGAGTATGATGAACAAGCTGCAACAGCCGTGGAGACCAAATCGCTCCTGCATATCAATTTCAGACCGCTTCTGTCCTGCGATCGACTCCTGCAGTCTCTGGAATTGGGCCCCTCGCCCTCACCGGCGTTCGTCTGCCCTGTTCCGTCGACCTGTatgccgccgcctgccgggttcctcgcggaggagccggCCCCCGAGGCCttgtcgtcgcctgcggaagaacaggaagacgcggaggccgcgcaggcatcCGTCGCCATCCACGAACacctccagcgcgcgcagtGGGCACTTCTGGATCGATGCTGTTTCCAGGtgctggcgacgcaggctgagcgcatgcgcgtgctTGGCGAGCGGAGGGCCTCAGTggccgctggcgcccccgagggcgccgcctccggaggTCCGGAGGTCGCACCCCGTTCACCCTGCGAGCGAGTTTACACAGCAGAGTGCGTCCGCGTGGACTCGAAGAGCATCAGCATTCTCGTCCGAGGCGTCCCtgtggcgtctgcgccgcgcacaAATGAGCGCCGCCCTaggcctcgccgcggtcAGACAAGTGGACGCGAGAGTGGAGACAAAGACGGAGAGGATGCTTCGCATTCCTCAACGAATATCGGTGCCGAACAAGGGCGAACATGCAGCGGGAGcgacgcgagctgcgcgtgcgctcATCACACGCTGGATTTCATGGTTCACATATCCTACGCGCCGTCCtgcacgccgccgacgccccaATCGCAAGCGGTGGCTGCGACATCGAGTTCAGAGGGAAGTCAACTCGTGGAGAGTTCGAACAGTCAGGGGGCCAGCGCGTGTGAGGCAGCCACAAGCGCGCCAGACGCACAAGAGTCGATGAGCTGTCCGCTGCCGGCATGTAGCACCTGCGCGTGTTGCACTATGCGGATGCATCCAGCGACAGGCGCTCTGCTGGAGCAGATGCAGCGAGTCGCTGTCCTGCAGCTGAGGCAGCAGTTTCTTGAAACGTGGGCGTATGAGGCGTTCGAGCACCCCAGATTGTGTGGGGAGCTCGCGTTTGAGCCTCCGCTTCTGAACCTGAAGACGAGCCGACAGGCCAAGCCCCGCGGCGAAAACCTGCTCTCCAGTTTCGTCAGTTGGGTAGTTGCGGAGGGCCTTAATCTTGCGTAA
- a CDS encoding large subunit ribosomal protein IMG2 (encoded by transcript BESB_006730) produces the protein MQAIETPCLLSALGRGRVLLGEPCGASVAFRPRVRPSLCLLRRQRNLTPYRETCSPSPRSAVSDSIPPQPASESGSSFSSSSPARAPPASRPGGTAARPSFSFFPSSAHPFFSISRQSQQLLSRTASLSAVAFSSMPRRSSLLLSLSPQAASSESALCPAALGQQRRSLVEVKFAQQRAKDTSHVPFKVVRTPSGNLPVYSRVKKHGTEVTTIVRHAFGDITAMKKDLMAICEAPVRERLGTLEVKGLHVLKIKQWLRSLGF, from the exons ATGCAGGCGATCGAGACGCCGTGTCTGTTGTCCGCGTTGGGGCGCGGGAGAGTGCTGCTAGGCGAGccgtgcggcgcctccgtcgctttCCGGCCTCGCGTGCGCCCGTCTCTCTGTCTACTTCGTCGCCAGAGAAACCTGACACCATATCGCGAGACGTgttctccgtctccgcgttCCGCTGTCTCTGATTCCATCCCTCCTCAGCCTGCTTCGGAGTCTGGCTCGTCGTTCTCATCGTCTTCACCCGCTCGCGCTccccccgcctcgcggccgggCGGCACGGCTGCCCGTCCCagcttctctttttttccgtcGTCGGCGCATCCTTTCTTCTCCATCTCTAGACAGAGCCAACAGCTTCTGTCGCGCACCGCTTCGCTGTCtgctgtcgccttctcttcaATGCCGCGGAGGTCttccctccttctctctttgtCTCCTCAGGCTGCCTCCTCTGAGTCTGCACTGtgccccgccgccctcgggcagcagagacgctcGCTCGTCGAAGTGAAGTTTGCCCAGCAGAGAGCAAAAGACACCTCGCACGTCCCGTTCAAA GTTGTGCGGACTCCCTCGGGCAACTTGCCGGTCTACTCGCGCGTCAAGAAACACGGCACCGAAGTAACAACGATCGTGCGCCACGCCTTCGGAGACATCACG GCGATGAAGAAAGACTTAATGGCTATCTGCGAAGCGCCGGTCCGCGAACGACTGGGAACTCTCGAGGTCAAGGGCCTCCACGTCCTGAAAATCAAGCAGTGGCTCCGCTCTCTCGGCTTCTAA
- a CDS encoding SprT domain-containing protein (encoded by transcript BESB_006720), whose translation MEGGREEDGASGGCAGEYLEATCTETGDVLFCGEERRQKPREADGDDDVEVLLVLKRRRELQIEGVEHHISAGGERDKISSRKHAETEDGQRDRELYSERSPRPSQRRNEEAALVFAASPSSSAPSACERRSSQRTASPCRRDYSSPFPCRSDPPSGGNPSVAKSFSDLSSSRLSSSRVNPVSAPSLFTRRETAALPQSACGVRTAQPDSSPHAEADKLPNTLSGASLSSQNQGMQSIFSSHEVLPVFPARPPSRPSVSSRIPSSPSGSADPPVASASRASPSSPGASLLSPPPSLPAACPSSSSAFSGGPRRATHRRASHGEEELVAPDLHALFAHYNDAFFEGKLAGVEVRWSRRMTLCAGLCVYQAGGYCSVRLSEPLLKFRSVKEFRETLLHEMIHAFLFVTKRDREHDAHGPDFLAHMHRLNALTGLNITVFHTFHDEVDYYRTHIWRCQGKCRETPPYFGYVRRSMNRAPGPYDRWWADHQQACGGTYVKISEPKALAASRKASSSRSGKSAQRPPQKSRSAAGAAARDTPAAKARSDAASPASAGKPKQLGLLDTWKKTGGRGKAESYAANTPVTPAAAGTRPSFSPLGTVADSLSFADAVNLHRRERLLTAKMDGAGRAESPLSGASPPVRASPSSDSSFVPSLSPASRQTQARAAATSSSRGGAVPSASPSSSAATSSSSARGRSGAVSDDDAVECVAVRTSSDASLSLHPSRRQPSPPSPPPSSLSGRPVSPRTRRRDCQGAGARRDGAAQPAEEPQRSRRLGSDAGVSSVDGLEDDGDVVFVSSSHGDAAPFPRDRELPPVGGQAARTRVAPRQLAQSSFPSRAAAASEASAACASSSESGAEASESREREEAATSSPVGDLSPPSDANLCRYCGHGFEGLREFRRHIQCCIRDPDRLRGRRDLAPAAREGDALSPLPSAHS comes from the exons ATGGAGGgcggaagagaggaggacggcgctTCGGGGGGGTGTGCGGGAGAGTACCTTGAAGCCACCTGCACGGAGACTGGAGAcgtcctcttctgcggcgaagagcggaggcagaagcCTCGAGAAGCCGATGGAGACGACGACGTGGAAGTCCTCCTTGTGCTGAAGAGGAGACGTGAACTTCAAATCGAAGGAGTCGAGCACCATAtctccgctggcggcgagcgggACAAGATTTCTTCTCGCaagcacgcagagacggaaGACGGCCAAAGAGATCGAGAGCTGTATTCGGagaggtctccgcggccgagTCAACGTCGGAATGAAGAAGCGGCTCTGGtttttgctgcctctccttcgtcttctgcccCGTCAGCCTGCGAAAGACGTTCTTCGCAACGAACCGCCTCACCTTGCAGGCGTGACTACTCCTCTCCCTTTCCTTGTCGCTCGGATCCTCCTTCTGGTGGCAATCCGAGCGTGGCCAAGTCTTTTTCTgatctttcctcttctcgtttgtcttcttctcgcgtgAACCCCGTTTCCGCTCCCTCGCTCTTCACGCGCCGGGAGACCGCCGCTCTCCCGCAGTCTGcctgcggtgtacgtacagctcAGCCGGATTCGTCTCCTCACGCGGAAGCCGACAAGTTGCCTAACAcgctctctggcgcctcTCTGTCGAGCCAGAACCAAGGCATGCAGTCCATTTTTTCTTCACACGAAGTCCTGCCCGTTTTCCCGGCGCgaccgccttcgcggccttcaGTCTCCTCACGGATAccttcgtctccgtctgGCTCTGCCGATCCTCCGGTCGcttcggcgtcgcgtgcgtcgccttcgtcccctGGTgcttcgctcctctctccgccgccgtccttGCCTGCTGCCTGTCCCTCGTCGTCATCCGCATTCTccggaggcccgcgccgcgcgacgcatcgccgcgcctcgcacggagaggaggagctggTTGCGCCGGATTTGCATGCGCTATTTGCGCACTACAATGACGCGTTCTTCGAAGGAAAGTTGGCTGGAGTCGAAGTGCGCTGGAGTCGCCGCATGACGCTTTGcgcaggcctctgcgtctACCAG GCTGGAGGCTACTGCTCTGTGCGGCTCTCTGAACCCCTTCTCAAGTTCCGCTCTGTGAAGGAATTTCGA GAGACTCTTCTTCACGAGATGATTCACGCGTTCCTGTTTGTGACCAAAAGAGATCGCGAACACGACGCTCACGGACCG GATTTTCTGGCGCACATGCACCGTCTCAACGCGCTGACCGGGCTCAACATCACCGTCTTCCACACTTTCCACGACGAAGTGGATTATTACAGAACGCACATCTGGCGATGTCAA GGCAAAtgccgcgagacgcctccGTACTTCGGCTACGTTCGCCGGTCGATGAATCGCGCGCCAGGCCCCTACGATCGATGGT gggctgACCATCAGCAGGCCTGCGGAGGCACGTACGTGAAGATCAGTGAGCCGAAGGcactcgcggcgagccgcaaaGCTTCTTCATCGCGGTCCGGCAAGTCGGCGCAAAGGCCTCCGCAGAAGAGCAGGTCTGCGGcaggtgcggcggcgcgcgacacgCCGGCGGCCAAAGCGAGATCGGATGCGGCTTCACCTGCGTCAGCGGGGAAACCGAAACAACTCGGGTTACTCGACACGTGGAAAAAAACGGGAGGTCGGGGGAAGGCGGAAAGCTATGCCGCCAATACGCCGGTGactcctgcggccgcaggcacgAGGCCCTCGTTCTCGCCGCTGGGCACCGTCGCCGACTCGCTTTCGTTCGCAGACGCGGTCAATCTGCATAGGCGAGAGCGGCTTCTGACTGCGAAAATGGACGGGgcaggacgcgcggagaGTCCTCTTTCCggagcgtcgccgcctgtgcGCGCTTCCCCTTCTTCGGATTCTTCATTTGTGCCGTcactctcgcctgcgtctcgccagacgcaggcgagagcagcagcgactTCGTCGTCCCGGGGTGGCGCAGTCCCTTCAGCGAgcccgtcgtcgtccgccgcgacttcttcctcttctgcgcgaggaagaagcggcgccgtctcAGACGACGACGCTGTCGAGTGCGTCGCAGTCCGCACGTCTTCGgatgcgtcgctctccttgcacccgtcgcgcaggcagccatcgccgccgtcgccgccgccgtcatcGCTCTCAGGGAGACCTGTTTCACCGCGAACGAGGCGTAGAGACTGCCAGGGAGCGGGCGCCAGGAGAGACGGTgccgcgcagccggctgaagagccgcagaggagtCGAAGGCTCGGATCTGACGCAGGCGTGTCAAGCGTAGATGGCctggaagacgacggcgacgtcGTCTTCGTGTCCAGCAGCCATGGCGATGCAGCGCCTTTCCCTCGCGATCGAGAGCTCCCTCCGGTCGGCGGCCAGGCAGCCAGGACTAGAGTGGCGCCCCGACAGCTGGCGCAGTCGTCGTTTCcaagccgcgcagccgctgcttctgaagcttctgcggcgtgtgcgtcgtcttctgagTCCGGAGCTGAAGCATCtgagagcagagagagagaagaagctgcaaCTTCTTCGCCGGTGGGGGATCTTAGCCCACCGTCGGATGCGAATCTCTGCCGCTACTGCGGCCACGGCTTTGAGGGCCTACGGGAATTTCGACGCCACATACAATG CTGCATTCGAGATCCGgaccgtctccgcggccgtcgtGACCTCGCTCCGGCGGCCAGGGAGGGAGACGCACTCTCTCCATTGCCAAGCGCACACTCGTAA
- a CDS encoding hypothetical protein (encoded by transcript BESB_006740) gives MEAHNASPASIGRAPPAEGGTAAASSPPSFFPPFSTSSSEALPRTNAGSPYSHAPSGVAGGGPSDGAQAANSASLAPTSFASPSVGSSSQHFTSAACLPSPAGAAATHAAGRSPPDLLASGGERRTVPVAVPPFSSPSSPAASVVSSASLVSAVSACPGGEEAGGPAKRTRPPSSPDAFSPSSSAACSQARRPEGAPAADGRATLSPKRRLVTPPAAVKTELDGLAGQLTPPGEKNERTAEGLGAHSDPGGPPRHTSLGGAPIAPRQAGEAQKGVSPKTEGAANGGASLDPQEPRQHVPGDPGADADAAEAREGADGDAEENELRNSETGFTPQDFYDFSEDVAALMNAFMAPHIEAVEAEAVAETVRLCLGFLDDAVARAMFVASRLNSGASAPVARSSFSGKPDASGSAISSTSSLVWGPAGPPLRLTGAASAGPVSSLAALGSASAAAPLEAASPEEDARLERPLLAEHCILAFCNVSQRKYQRCRQVLDTHRQLQQLLVAYDDRRFTSVNPIHPPTPAPPAAPSKAATAGDKGTLVSPQAPVGPQAPVGGGKPRTAGDAGPPKMAVGTAPKTPEGGQGREKKEETLKSA, from the exons ATGGAGGCGCACaacgcgtcgcctgcctccatCGGCAGGgctccgcctgcagaggggggtactgcagcagcttcttcgcctccgtcaTTTTTTCCTCCTTTTTCTACGTCGTCGAGCGAAGCGTTGCCTCGTACCAATGCAGGGAGTCCGTACTCCCACGCGCCTTCAGGTGTCGCTGGCGGTGGccccagcgacggcgcgcaggctgcgaattcggcgtctctcgcgcctaCCTCTTTTGCAAGCCCGTCTGTAGGCTCCTCTTCGCAACATTTCACCTCTGCAGCCTGTttgccgtcgcctgccggcgccgccgcgactcacgcagcaggccgcagccCGCCGGACTTGCTTGCTtctggaggcgagcggcggactGTGCCTGTTGCGGTTccgcccttctcctctccgtcgtcgcctgcggcttcggTCGTCTCCTCAGCGTCCCTCGTgtcggctgtctctgcgtgtcctggcggagaggaggcaggaggccctgcgaagcggacgcggcctccctcgtctccagacgcgttttctccgtcttcctcggcgGCTTGCTCGCAGGCCAGGCGCCCCGAGGGGGCccctgcagcagacggccgcgcgacCCTGTCCCCCAAGCGGCGCCTCGtgacgccgccggccgccgtgAAGACCGAGCTCGACGGGCTGGCAGGGCAGCTCACCCCGCCTGGGGAGAAGAATGAGCGGACGGCCGAGGGACTGGGTGCGCACAGCGACCCGGGAGGCCCGCCGCGACACACGAGCCTGGGGGGGGCTCCGatcgcgccgcgccaggcaGGTGAAGCGCAGAAGGGCGTTTCTCCCAAgacggaaggcgcggcgaatggaggcgcgagcctcgACCCCCAAGAGCCCAGACAACACGTCCCTGGCGACCCCGGagcggacgcagacgcggcagaggcgcgcgaaggcgcggacggagacgcggaggaaaacgaaCTTCGGAACTCGGAAACAGGGTTCACGCCTCAGGACTTTTACGACTTCTCAGAAGATG TTGCTGCGCTGATGAACGCCTTCATGGCGCCGCACATCGAGGCTGTTGAGGCAGAGGCAGTTGCAGAGActgtgcgcctctgcctcggattcctcgacgacgcg GTCGCCCGCGCCATGTTTGTTGCGTCGAGACTGAACTCCGGAGCGAGTGCGCCCGTTGCGCGGTCTTCTTTCTCCGGAAAACCAGACGCGTCGGGCTCTGCTATCTCCTCGACCTCGTCGCTCGTCTGGgggcctgcaggcccgcccctgcgcctcacgggcgccgcgtccgcagggcccgtctcttcgctggcggcgctgggcagcgcgtccgcggctgcgcctctcgaggcCGCTTCGCCTGAAGAGGATGCGCGGCTCGAGAGGCCTCTCCTTGCGGAGCACTGcatcctcgccttctgcaaCGTGAGTCAACGCAAATATCAGCGATGCCGACAAGTCCTGGACACCCACCGAcaactgcagcagctgctcgtcGCGTACGACGACCGCCGCTTCACGTCTGTGAATCCGATCCATCCGCCaacccccgccccccctgccGCGCCCAGcaaggcggcgaccgccggaGACAAGGGGACACTTGTCTCTCCACAGGCCCCGGTCGGGCCCCAGGCGCCCgtgggcggcggcaagccccggacggcaggcgacgcggggcCGCCGAAGATGGCAGTTGGTACTGCGCCCAAGACTCCGGAGGGGGGACAAggacgcgagaagaaagaagagactcTAAAAAGCGCCTGA